The stretch of DNA AGGTGGTCCTGCTGACAGCGATGAGGGGAAGCCTCAAAGAGGGATTTGAGCCGCCTTGCCATCGCAGGGCGGCTTTTTCGTTTCCCCGAAGATGCGCGCGATCCCCCTACGGAAGGTGAAACCATGATCCAACTCCGCGGCGTCAAAAAAATCTATCGCGCGCCCGACGGCAACTCCGTCGAGGCGCTCTCGGGCATCGATCTGGACATCGGCGACGGTGAGATCTTCGGCATCATCGGCCTGTCGGGCGCGGGCAAATCGACGCTGCTGCGCACGGTTAACCGCCTCGAGGAGCCCAGCTCGGGCAAAATTTTCATCGACGGGCGGGAGATCACGGCGCTTGACGCCGGCGGTCTGCGGCTGGCGCGGCGCAAGATCGGCATGATCTTCCAGCACTTCAACCTGCTGGCCTCGCGAACGGTGACGGGCAACGTCGCCTTTCCGCTGGAGCTGGAGCGCTGGAAGCCGAAGGACGTCAAAGACCGCGTCGCCGAAATGCTCGACGTCGTCGAGCTTTCCGACAAGGCCGGCAGTTATCCGTCGCAGCTTTCCGGCGGCCAGAAGCAGCGCGTCGCCATCGCCCGAGCGCTGGCGAACCGTCCGCACGTGCTGCTCTCCGACGAGGCCACCAGCGCCCTCGACCCGCGCACCACCAAATCGATCCTCAGCCTGCTGGCCGGCATCAACCGCCTCATGGGGCTGACGATCGTCGTCGTCACCCACGAGATGAACGTCATTCGCGAGATCTGCTCGCGCGTGGCGATCATCGAAGCGGGACGCATCGTCGAACAGGGAACGGTCAAGGAAATATTCCTCAACCCGCGCTCGAAAACGGCGCGCGAGTTCCTCGCCAAGCTGCCGCGCACCGGCTACGAC from Pyramidobacter piscolens W5455 encodes:
- a CDS encoding methionine ABC transporter ATP-binding protein, with the translated sequence MIQLRGVKKIYRAPDGNSVEALSGIDLDIGDGEIFGIIGLSGAGKSTLLRTVNRLEEPSSGKIFIDGREITALDAGGLRLARRKIGMIFQHFNLLASRTVTGNVAFPLELERWKPKDVKDRVAEMLDVVELSDKAGSYPSQLSGGQKQRVAIARALANRPHVLLSDEATSALDPRTTKSILSLLAGINRLMGLTIVVVTHEMNVIREICSRVAIIEAGRIVEQGTVKEIFLNPRSKTAREFLAKLPRTGYDEGAGLPREAGKPVAVLTFDGSAAEAPLISQTIKATGADVNILAGAIDSLYVSRVGTLTVQFGGAPQVIAAAMDMIRAHNVKVEVIWNG